A single window of Thiohalorhabdus sp. Cl-TMA DNA harbors:
- a CDS encoding sigma-54 interaction domain-containing protein, whose protein sequence is MPRAEIPGFSGVDPACAQGAASTGLEVLVGPGLEAHAGELEPVIRAAGYPVRSGARPHADGGQLVLLGLDASPAGWQGLDSCPAGSLAVAMFLAQPRPDEVRNAFRRGAADVLLAESETPGGVVRDFLEALRSSPGPAAGQPAGERFGGLVGVSEAMTEIHSMVGLVGPADTTVLIQGESGTGKELAARAIHAASPRADAPFMAINCGAIPPDLLEAELFGHAKGAFTGAIQSRQGRFAKVGAGTLFLDEIGEMSPDLQVKLLRVIEERTYEPLGSSRSVEFSARILAATNQDLELAVQAGRFREDLYHRLNVLSLELPALRERGGDEILYLLDHFLAQLNRKHGTEVGGVTPLAGHLLATYSWPGNVRELRNLVERLVILKRAGLVEPADLPQKVRGVQASLEETGSGAERTELERDILLGQGRDMKAEVEAFENRMIMQALEATGGNRNQAAQLLGVKRTTLVEKLKKRNLG, encoded by the coding sequence ATGCCACGGGCGGAAATACCGGGCTTTAGCGGGGTGGATCCGGCGTGCGCGCAGGGGGCCGCTTCGACGGGGCTGGAGGTGCTGGTGGGCCCCGGTCTGGAGGCGCATGCCGGCGAGCTGGAGCCCGTGATACGCGCGGCCGGATACCCGGTGCGAAGCGGCGCGCGTCCGCACGCGGATGGCGGACAGCTCGTCCTCCTGGGTCTGGATGCCTCCCCGGCGGGCTGGCAGGGGCTCGATTCATGTCCGGCGGGGAGTCTCGCCGTCGCCATGTTCCTTGCGCAGCCGCGTCCCGACGAGGTGCGCAACGCCTTCCGCAGGGGCGCGGCGGACGTCCTGCTCGCGGAGTCGGAAACCCCGGGCGGGGTGGTTCGGGATTTTCTGGAAGCGCTGCGCTCCTCCCCCGGGCCCGCGGCGGGACAACCGGCCGGGGAGCGGTTCGGCGGGCTGGTGGGGGTCTCGGAGGCCATGACCGAGATCCATTCCATGGTGGGCCTCGTGGGACCCGCGGATACCACCGTGCTCATTCAAGGGGAGAGCGGCACCGGCAAGGAGCTGGCCGCGCGCGCCATTCACGCCGCCTCGCCACGCGCCGATGCGCCCTTCATGGCCATCAACTGCGGGGCCATCCCCCCCGATCTGCTCGAGGCCGAGCTCTTCGGCCATGCCAAGGGGGCCTTCACCGGGGCCATCCAGTCACGCCAGGGACGCTTCGCCAAGGTGGGCGCCGGGACGCTGTTCCTGGACGAGATCGGCGAGATGAGTCCGGATCTTCAGGTGAAGCTCCTACGGGTCATCGAGGAGCGGACCTACGAGCCCCTGGGAAGCTCCCGTTCCGTGGAGTTCTCCGCCCGGATCCTGGCGGCCACCAACCAGGATCTGGAGCTGGCCGTGCAAGCGGGCCGTTTCCGGGAGGATCTCTATCACCGGCTCAATGTCCTCTCCCTGGAGCTGCCGGCTCTCCGCGAGCGCGGCGGCGACGAGATCCTGTACCTGCTGGACCATTTCCTGGCGCAGCTGAACCGCAAGCACGGCACCGAGGTGGGCGGAGTCACGCCGCTCGCCGGGCATCTGCTGGCCACCTATTCCTGGCCGGGCAACGTTCGCGAGCTCCGGAATCTGGTGGAGCGTCTGGTTATCCTGAAGCGGGCCGGACTGGTGGAGCCGGCGGACCTGCCGCAGAAGGTGCGCGGTGTCCAGGCCTCGCTGGAGGAGACCGGCTCCGGCGCGGAGCGCACGGAGCTGGAGCGCGACATCCTGCTTGGCCAGGGACGGGATATGAAGGCGGAAGTGGAGGCCTTCGAGAACCGCATGATCATGCAA
- a CDS encoding NUDIX domain-containing protein gives MSEPYSTSDIIIHTPDDRVLLVERANPPYGWALPGGFVDPGERLDASARREAAEETGLELADLYQFATYSAPERDPRGHTISTVYVARPVGEARAASDAAHLDWFPLNGLPETAFDHGTILADYRRFLETGERPALP, from the coding sequence ATGTCGGAACCCTACAGCACCTCGGACATCATTATCCATACCCCCGATGACCGTGTCCTCCTCGTGGAGCGGGCCAACCCGCCGTACGGCTGGGCCCTTCCCGGCGGGTTCGTAGACCCCGGGGAACGGCTGGACGCCTCGGCGCGCCGCGAGGCGGCCGAAGAGACCGGGCTGGAGCTGGCCGATCTGTACCAGTTCGCCACCTACTCGGCACCGGAGCGGGACCCCCGCGGCCATACCATCTCCACCGTCTACGTGGCCCGTCCCGTGGGCGAGGCCCGCGCCGCCAGCGACGCGGCCCATCTGGACTGGTTCCCCCTGAATGGCTTGCCGGAGACCGCCTTCGATCACGGCACCATCCTAGCCGACTACCGGCGCTTCCTGGAGACGGGGGAGCGACCAGCGCTGCCGTGA